From the genome of Marixanthomonas ophiurae, one region includes:
- a CDS encoding efflux RND transporter periplasmic adaptor subunit, with translation MKKTQLLILLFISSLALISCGNDKKQQAQAAQGPKPFPVVEVPTKTVTAYKAYPTSIEGVVNSEVRPKVSGYITDVLVDEGEAVKRGQLLFKLETQSLTQDAAAAKANVNAAQVEVDKLKPLVEKNIISNVQLETAKAKLAQAKSGYNSIAANIGYANVKSPVDGVVGSINFRKGALVSGQDQMPLTRVSSIENVYAYFSMNEKDFLSFMNNAEGNSMEDRIKNLPKVKLILANGQEYEKEGAIETISGEIDQQTGTVTFRAKFDNTSGLLRNGSSGTIKVPEIYEDALIVPALSTYEQQGKTFVYKVVNDSLVASSLTVLAEVNKVYVVKDGVEKGSIILAKGANKVKPGAKIKPQTTSMDSIVNSFNTVFK, from the coding sequence ATGAAAAAAACGCAATTATTAATCTTGCTCTTTATATCATCTCTTGCACTAATATCCTGCGGGAATGACAAGAAACAACAAGCGCAGGCAGCACAAGGTCCGAAGCCTTTTCCTGTAGTAGAAGTTCCCACCAAAACCGTTACTGCTTATAAGGCCTACCCTACCAGTATTGAAGGTGTAGTAAACAGTGAAGTGCGCCCTAAAGTTTCAGGATATATTACAGATGTTTTAGTCGATGAAGGAGAAGCCGTAAAAAGAGGGCAGCTATTGTTTAAGCTGGAAACGCAGTCTTTAACCCAAGATGCGGCAGCAGCAAAAGCCAACGTAAATGCAGCGCAGGTTGAAGTAGACAAACTAAAACCTTTAGTGGAAAAAAACATTATCAGTAACGTACAACTAGAGACAGCTAAAGCAAAATTGGCGCAGGCGAAAAGCGGTTACAACAGCATCGCAGCTAATATTGGGTATGCCAATGTTAAAAGTCCTGTTGATGGTGTTGTAGGTTCTATAAACTTCAGAAAAGGAGCGTTGGTTAGTGGGCAAGATCAAATGCCTTTGACGCGTGTTTCGTCTATAGAAAATGTGTACGCTTATTTTTCTATGAATGAAAAAGACTTTTTAAGTTTTATGAATAACGCTGAAGGAAATTCTATGGAAGATAGAATTAAAAACCTACCGAAGGTAAAGTTGATTTTAGCCAACGGACAAGAATATGAAAAGGAAGGAGCCATTGAAACCATTTCAGGCGAAATAGACCAACAGACTGGAACAGTGACCTTTCGAGCAAAATTTGACAATACTTCTGGTTTACTGCGTAATGGAAGCAGTGGTACCATTAAAGTTCCAGAAATATATGAAGATGCATTAATTGTCCCAGCACTTTCCACATATGAGCAGCAAGGAAAAACATTTGTTTATAAAGTAGTGAACGACTCGTTAGTAGCTTCTTCTCTTACTGTTCTTGCCGAAGTAAACAAAGTATATGTAGTAAAAGACGGGGTGGAAAAAGGATCTATTATTTTGGCTAAAGGGGCTAATAAAGTAAAGCCTGGAGCTAAGATTAAGCCACAAACCACTTCCATGGACAGTATCGTAAACTCATTCAACACAGTTTTTAAATAA
- a CDS encoding GbsR/MarR family transcriptional regulator: MQNISEEKCKLVEELGLNFEEKHSLPPLAGRIYAFMILSSMEGHSFEDIIEITCASKSSVSTNLNLLVQLKFIEYFTKTGDRKRYFKTTKNYLRITLEEYHESIDKELKLVKKVNTFNKKHNPEKFKKNKNLGLIFQEYLTTQKENLETTIQKMIAFKNEFDQL, translated from the coding sequence ATGCAAAATATTTCAGAAGAAAAATGTAAGCTCGTTGAAGAGTTAGGTTTAAACTTTGAAGAAAAGCACAGCCTACCCCCTCTTGCAGGAAGGATATATGCTTTTATGATTCTTTCCAGCATGGAAGGTCACAGTTTTGAAGACATTATAGAAATAACGTGTGCAAGTAAAAGTTCTGTATCTACCAATCTTAATTTGTTGGTCCAGTTAAAATTTATCGAATATTTCACAAAAACAGGAGATCGGAAACGTTATTTCAAAACAACTAAAAATTATTTAAGAATTACCTTAGAAGAGTACCACGAGTCCATAGATAAAGAACTGAAGTTAGTAAAAAAAGTAAATACCTTTAACAAGAAACACAATCCTGAAAAATTTAAAAAAAATAAAAATCTTGGCCTCATATTTCAAGAATATTTAACCACACAAAAAGAAAATTTAGAAACTACCATTCAAAAGATGATCGCGTTTAAAAACGAATTTGATCAACTGTAA